A region of the Caldalkalibacillus thermarum genome:
CAATTTTTAGCCCGAAATGTTTGGATAAATAGATCGCCATAAAAGGAAATATCATATTTCCTATGAAGCCACTGATAAATGTTTCTAAGAGTCGTATCTTAATATTTATGTGAAAATCCCTGAATCTCATTATTATCTCCATTCTAAACCTAATACTTTGGCTACATCTTAATAAACCTCAAGTTTCTTGAATATATTTCTGATATTTATTTTATTTGTCAGTAAATGATTTATATATATTCATTATTTAGATTCTTTATATGTTTTCTATCAATTTATACCTGTTGCGGTATGTAACAGCTGCCTAAAATGCATCCATCATAGACACAGTAGATGCGACACCCTTTCCAGCTTCTCCTATATCTAAAACATCAATTACGCCATAAGTAAACATTCCATCTTCTATACGTTCGGTTCGATTTAGTCTCACACTGACACCCAGTTGTTCTCGAGTTAACTCTAGATCTATATATGAACCAACAACTAATGGTTTTGCAATAGAATGGCACTCTTTTTCTTGTAAAACCTTCAACGTAATTTCAGGATCAATACCAGCTGGCCTCCTAACTGTTAGCAAGCCACTTAAGAAATGTCCTTTATGATATTAATACTTTCGTTTGAACACTCTCAACTCAATCTCGCCAAAAAAAGCGATCATTACTATAGTATTTTATCAATAATATATCCAATAGATTGCACTTAGATATACTGTAATCGCTCGAGACCAATTACTGGAGAAGGTTTAGGTTTGGCAGGACGCATCTCAACATAAGCAGGTAAGACTCTAGGATGAAGATTTGATAATGAAACTATTAACTCACCTATATCTGTTGGGGTAAGTTTCCATTCATCATCTGGTAATGCAATATTGGAAATAGCCCCTAAAGATAAACAACAAGTTCGTATGTTATGATATCTTAAATCTTGAATAGCTACTTCTACCATAGCATGTAACCCTGCTTTAGTACTAGAGTAAGCTACTCCATTCTCAAATGGATACTCCCCAGCATGACTACCAATAAAAAACATCATCCCATTATTTTTGGATAGTAGATCAAATGTATATTTAATCATAAACAAAGGCGCACTTAGATTTACTTTTAGGCTTTCCTCCCATTCATCTTGAGTAATTAGATGAATGGGAGAAAAATGTCTAACTCCAGCGTTACATACAACTATATCTATTTGCTTATATAAGTCATCAACCTGCTTTATGGCATGTTGGATTGAAGTTGGATCGGAAACATCACAATATATCTCCTCCATCCACTCTTCTTCACAAAAAGTTCTATTTAACCCTATAACTTTATAACTTATCTCATGAAAGACTTGAGCAATCCCTAAACCTACTCCTCGATTTGCCCCTGTTATTACAATAACTTTCATTTTATCAATCTCCCACCCAATGTTAGTTAGACAGCAATACTAAATGTTTTTGCCAAGTATTTAGCAACACCGTTCTCTTCGTTACTTAATGTAACCTCATTTGCTCTTGCCTTTAAATAATCTGGTGCATTGTACATAGCCACACCTGTTCCAACCATTTCAATCATTTCTAGATCATTATCAGCATCTCCAAATGCGATAACATTTTCAAGTGGAACATTAAAATAGGTTGACAAATATTGTACAGCAGCAGCTTTTCCAGCTTTTATAGATAAAATTTCCAACCATTTTTTTCTTGAGTCAGAATACGTATAAATCAACTGATCACGAAATTCTTGATCTGCTATCCTTATGATTTCTTTTTCATCACCATATACTAATAGCTTATCTACATGGTCATCGAAAAAACAGCTAGGATAGCCTTTATCAGCCGGCTTTTGTCCAAAAGAAGTCCATTGTTTAATATCCTCATCGTCTTCCGATAGAACCCAAAAGCGATCATTTTTTTCTGCCCAGCAATGATGTATTGCTCCATTATTTAGCAGTAAATCCATAAATCGTTTCGCAAGTATGCCATTTATCGTATGAGAGCGAATCACTTTCTGCTCTACATGAGAATATACCACAGCCCCATTACAGTGGATACTAGGGGTTTTTAGGGTTAGCTGATTTAAGTATGTTATGGTATCGCGAATTGGTCTAGCAGTTGCTAAGACGAAAGGAACCCTCTTTGATACCTCATAAATCACTTGTTGAGTATATAATGTAATCTCCTGTTTATTATTGAGCAAAGTTCCATCTAAATCGCAAACAATCAATTGATTAATATCACTCCCTCCTTTCTACAACTCTATACCATTAGCCCTCACTAACTAGATTTGATCACTATCTTGATTTTATCCATCAACCTCTTAGCGTTTAAAGCAGCTATCTCTGCAGTTTCACCCTTTACTACAACACAACCAGAACGAGTATAAGAATTGACCATTTCCTGGATAATATCTCCTTTTTTGAGGTTAAATTCTAGCCAGAGCAAATCAGGATCTTGCTTCACTTCATCAATCCCACTTATTTCCTCCACCACTCCAGGTGGAAATTGAAAGTATCTTACCGCTGCTGCTCCTTCTTTCAACAGTGGTATTGAATATTGTTCCTTAACTAAATATTTCAACGTTTCACTGAACATATCGTAATCTAGGGCTTTATCAATCATATAAGGAATAAAATCTCCTCCAGGGCGAATATTAACTTCAATAATTTTAGGACCCTTGGAGGTTAACTTAATTTCAGTATGTGATGGACCAAATCGATGACCGATAAGATCTAACATCTGTATCACTAAACCATAAATCTCTTCTCGAAACATTGGATCATTAGAGCATTTCGCAGGAATTGTGTGCCCTACCTCGACACAACGTTTTGGTGTGATCAGCTTATCAGTAATAACCAATGGATAATGAACACCATTAAATGTCACAAACTCAACGCTCACTTCGGGACCATCTAAAAATTCTTCTATGATAAATGAAGAGAGTGGTTGCTTTATCTTCTTAGTAAAAACTTCTTCTAGCTCTTTCTCATTTTCAACAATAAAAACGTCCTTACTTGCCGCTCCATCTACTGGCTTACATACAATTGGATACCCTACCTGTAATGCAAATTTTTTAACATCACTTAATTCGTTTGTCTGGATAAAAGCTACCGAAGATATCCCTTGGTCATTTAACGCCTTACGAAAAAGTCCCTTGTTTTGTGCCAATTGTACTGTATTATAAGGTATATTCGGGAAGCCAAGTTCCTCTGCTACCAAAGAAGTTAATTCAACAGCTTCTTCTGTAAAAGTCCAAATAGCATCAAACGGAAAGAAGCGATGAATAGTTTTGGCAAGTTCTTTTGCAATGTTTATATTTTTAAAGTCAAACACATGAACCGAACTACACATAGATGCATCGACTAAACTTATTCTAAGTGGAGATTGAAAAAGAGTAACATCAAAACCTAATGCTTTAGCATGACGGACATAGGGAACGTGATCACCTATCATCAAAATATGCTTATTTCCCAACTCTCTTATACCCCTTCCACAATTCGTTTAGAGCGTTGCTGCACCTCATACAATAATCGTTCTTCATCAATTGTCAAGAGTTCACGATTCTTCATTAATATTTTTCCATTTACAATTGTCGTTTCAACATCCTGACCAAAAGCAGAATATACTAATAATGATGCCATATCATGATGTGGTACTAAATGTGGCTGATTGACATTAACTAAAATCAAATCAGCTTGCTTTCCAACTTCGATTTTACCTACCTGTTGGTCAATTCCTAAAATTTTTGCTCCGTTCAAGGTAGCCATTTGAAGAATTTTATGAGCATCTATAACCGCTGGATCAAATCTATCTAATTTTTGAAGACCAGAAGCCATTTTCATTTCCTTAAACAAATCGAGCGATGTAGCACTTCCAGCCCCATCTGTACCTAAACCAACAGTTATACCTTTTTCAATATATTTGTACACTGGGGCAATTCCACAACCCAATTTCATGTTACTAAAAGGGTTATGCGCCACCCCACCTTTCATATTCTCTAATAATCTAATGTCAGTATCATCAAGATGTACAGCATGAGCCAAGAGAACATGATAATCACCATTAAATAAACCTAAATCGTACAAATACTGAGCTGGACTCTTTCCATATTTCTTGTTTATTTTTTCTACCTCTTCATGCGTTTCTGCTAAGTGAATGTGAATAGGAACTTGTAGGTCCTGCGAAATATCCATGACCTCTTTTAGTTGGTCAGGAGGACATGTATATGGGGCGTGTGGCCCCATCATAGTAGTAATGCGCCCTTCTGCTTCTCCCGACCAATTCTTAACTAAATCAATTCCCTCTCTTAAACGTTGTCCATCATCATCATTGAAAAATACAAGTCCCCGGGTTAAAGACGCTCTAATCCCTGAATCTTTTACTGCTTGTGCAATTTGTTCCATATGTATATACATATCAGCGTACGCTGTAGTTCCCGATTTAATCATCTCAGCAATAGCCAATAAAGATCCCCAATAGATATCCTCTTTGTTCATCTTTGCTTCCGCAGGCAACATTTTTTTATCAAGCCACTCCATGAGTCGTAAGTCATCGCTAAAAGAGCGCAATAAACTCATTGGGGAATGATTATGGGTGTTAATCAAGCCTGGTAAAGCCACTAATCGAGATGCCTCTATCACTTCATCCACATCAGTTAATTGTTCTGCTGTAGGTTGCTCAAAAATATCTGCTATTTTGTTACCCTCAATTAAAATGTTTGCTCTATATGTCTCGAATTTGCCACCCTTGTCATCCAAGATTATTGGGTCTTTGATTAAAATTTTCATAATTTACCTCCTTATCTGCTAAAACAAAAGCTTATTAAATCATAGTTGACTCCAGTTTTCAACAAATACTCTTAGAGAAGAAAAATTATTTTCTACTACTAATTTCCTCGGAGATTTGTATTTGAATATAAGAACTTGCTTCATTTAACGCATTTAACACCTCGGTTCTCGTATTGCCCTCAGCTATAATGTAGCCCATGTAATCCTGAATAAAGTAAGGTAGAGTATATACTCTGTCACCAATATTCTTAGTAAATGGCACATTAGTCACATGTTTTACTGATCGCGCTTCCTCAAGCCCAGTTACTGAACTTATTATCCCTGATTTAGTAGGATAAATGATTTTAAATCCACTATAAACTTTAAAGCTATCATTAATTTCAGGTTTTTCATCACATGATAGTTGTATTGCAGCCAACTCTAAATCGACATTTCTTGATGCTCTGGTAATGTCGATTATTCTTGC
Encoded here:
- a CDS encoding SDR family NAD(P)-dependent oxidoreductase, which translates into the protein MKVIVITGANRGVGLGIAQVFHEISYKVIGLNRTFCEEEWMEEIYCDVSDPTSIQHAIKQVDDLYKQIDIVVCNAGVRHFSPIHLITQDEWEESLKVNLSAPLFMIKYTFDLLSKNNGMMFFIGSHAGEYPFENGVAYSSTKAGLHAMVEVAIQDLRYHNIRTCCLSLGAISNIALPDDEWKLTPTDIGELIVSLSNLHPRVLPAYVEMRPAKPKPSPVIGLERLQYI
- a CDS encoding Cof-type HAD-IIB family hydrolase — protein: MIVCDLDGTLLNNKQEITLYTQQVIYEVSKRVPFVLATARPIRDTITYLNQLTLKTPSIHCNGAVVYSHVEQKVIRSHTINGILAKRFMDLLLNNGAIHHCWAEKNDRFWVLSEDDEDIKQWTSFGQKPADKGYPSCFFDDHVDKLLVYGDEKEIIRIADQEFRDQLIYTYSDSRKKWLEILSIKAGKAAAVQYLSTYFNVPLENVIAFGDADNDLEMIEMVGTGVAMYNAPDYLKARANEVTLSNEENGVAKYLAKTFSIAV
- a CDS encoding ATP-grasp domain-containing protein; this translates as MGNKHILMIGDHVPYVRHAKALGFDVTLFQSPLRISLVDASMCSSVHVFDFKNINIAKELAKTIHRFFPFDAIWTFTEEAVELTSLVAEELGFPNIPYNTVQLAQNKGLFRKALNDQGISSVAFIQTNELSDVKKFALQVGYPIVCKPVDGAASKDVFIVENEKELEEVFTKKIKQPLSSFIIEEFLDGPEVSVEFVTFNGVHYPLVITDKLITPKRCVEVGHTIPAKCSNDPMFREEIYGLVIQMLDLIGHRFGPSHTEIKLTSKGPKIIEVNIRPGGDFIPYMIDKALDYDMFSETLKYLVKEQYSIPLLKEGAAAVRYFQFPPGVVEEISGIDEVKQDPDLLWLEFNLKKGDIIQEMVNSYTRSGCVVVKGETAEIAALNAKRLMDKIKIVIKSS
- a CDS encoding amidohydrolase; translated protein: MKILIKDPIILDDKGGKFETYRANILIEGNKIADIFEQPTAEQLTDVDEVIEASRLVALPGLINTHNHSPMSLLRSFSDDLRLMEWLDKKMLPAEAKMNKEDIYWGSLLAIAEMIKSGTTAYADMYIHMEQIAQAVKDSGIRASLTRGLVFFNDDDGQRLREGIDLVKNWSGEAEGRITTMMGPHAPYTCPPDQLKEVMDISQDLQVPIHIHLAETHEEVEKINKKYGKSPAQYLYDLGLFNGDYHVLLAHAVHLDDTDIRLLENMKGGVAHNPFSNMKLGCGIAPVYKYIEKGITVGLGTDGAGSATSLDLFKEMKMASGLQKLDRFDPAVIDAHKILQMATLNGAKILGIDQQVGKIEVGKQADLILVNVNQPHLVPHHDMASLLVYSAFGQDVETTIVNGKILMKNRELLTIDEERLLYEVQQRSKRIVEGV